A DNA window from Salvelinus sp. IW2-2015 linkage group LG4q.1:29, ASM291031v2, whole genome shotgun sequence contains the following coding sequences:
- the LOC111962526 gene encoding transmembrane protein 53-A has translation MQARRVTVHRISKTITLYLNDTASPKPSPGPLSALNDAASTSPSLALTSAPTKPLLLMLPWLGSRPQAVAKYCEIYFRTGFDVLIVESAVSQFLWPRWGLDYGARVLDLLQSDLFVSRPLLVHAFSIGGYTFTQLLVHVSRDTQKYCGFTQRIRGHIYDSLVLGSLERMATGLGKSLFPWLESQVKWASMLYFRAFKDHTVDYFNNGIDVFSNNPVTAPALVFFCQNDALCDPEGMEEIIAYWRKRGMAVTDRKWEESTHAGHLRRHPQEYLSTLESFLKSLGMVPLKAKM, from the exons ATGCAAGCCCGTAGGGTCACCGTTCACCGCATCAGCAAGACCATCACCTTGTACCTGAATGACACAGCCTCACCTAAACCCTCCCCTGGCCCTCTGTCTGCCCTGAACGATGCAGCCAGTACCTCGCCATCCCTAGCCCTTACCTCTGCCCCAACCAAGCCCCTGCTGCTGATGCTGCCCTGGTTGGGGTCGCGACCTCAGGCTGTGGCCAAGTACTGTGAGATCTACTTCCGTACAGGCTTTGACGTGCTCATAGTGGAGAGTGCG GTGAGTCAGTTCCTGTGGCCTCGCTGGGGCCTGGACTACGGGGCGAGGGTACTAGATCTCCTGCAGAGTGACCTCTTTGTGTCACGCCCCCTGCTCGTGCACGCCTTCTCCATAGGAGGGTACACCTTCACCCAGCTGTTGGTGCATGTGTCCCGCGACACACAGAAGTACTGTGGCTTCACTCAGAGGATCAGAGGCCACATCTATGACAGCCTTGTGTTGGGCTCACTGGAGAGGATGGCTACAG GTCTAGGTAAGAGCCTGTTCCCCTGGCTGGAGAGCCAGGTGAAATGGGCCAGTATGCTCTACTTCAGAGCCTTCAAAGACCACACAGTCGACTATTTCAACAACGGCATTGATGTCTTCTCGAATAACCCTGTCACCGCACCCGCCCTCGTCTTCTTCTGCCAGAACGACGCACTGTGCGACCCGGAGGGCATGGAGGAGATCATCGCCTACTGGAGAAAACGAGGGATGGCGGTGACAGACCGGAAGTGGGAGGAGTCAACACATGCAGGTCACCTGAGACGACACCCCCAGGAGTACCTGTCTACCTTGGAGTCCTTCCTAAAGTCTCTTGGTATGGTCCCTCTCAAGGCCAAGATGTGA